In the genome of Synechococcus sp. CB0101, the window CCGCATCTTCCAAGGTGTTGGCGTTGAGCGTGTCTTTCTGATTCACAGCCCTCAAGTGGCTTCCATCAAGGTGGAGCGCCGCGGTAAGGTGCGTCGAGCGAAGCTCTTTTACCTGCGCGACCGAGTGGGCAAAGCCACCCGCGTCAAGCAGCGCTTCGATCGCTGATCGGCTTCAGCCCTCAGCTCCTGGCCATCCTTTGTTGATCGGCCCGCCGGATGATTCGGTGCAAACCAGGATCATCCGGCTGAGGGAACATCGGCCCTGCGCCGTTAGTTCAGTTGGTAGAACGCAGGTCTCCAAAACCTGATGTCGGGGGTTCAAGTCCTCCACGGCGCGTTCGGTGTTCCCTCCCTGCAGTTTCTACGTTCCGGACATGGAGTTGGATCTACAGCCCGGTGATGTCGTCAAGGTTCTCGAATCAGCCGCTTTGGGCTGGGTTCGTGCCCGGGTGATCCGCGTGAAATCGGGTGGTCGTGTGGTCGTGCAAAGCGATCAAGGTCGTGAATTCACGGCACGCGGCAATCAAGTGCGTTTGATCGAGCCCGCAGGCTTCCGCCCCTGACGTGCAGCCATCGCTCTGCACTCTTCAGCCCGCCAGTTGGCGGGCTTTTTTGATGGCTGGATGCATCAGCCAGCCATCGGTTCAGCATCCAGCAACCCAACTCACGTCAGCCAGTTGACGGAGGGCAGGTCGGCAACGGATACTTTTGAGGTCGCCGACGCGACACAGACGCGGGCCAAAATCCCAGTCTGGGAGAGCTCTTAGAGCACTCATGGGACTGTAGTTCAATCGGTTAGAGCACCGCCCTGTCACGGCGGAAGTTGCGGGTTCGAGCCCCGTCAGTCCCGTTCCATTTCATCTGAGGACAAAGCCAGTGGTGGCAACTGGAGCGGCGGTGCGTGTGCGTCTCGCCCCCAGCCCCACCGGCACGCTCCACATCGGCACGGCCCGCACGGCGGTATTCAACTGGCTGTTCGCCCGCCATCAAGGCGGCCAGTTCCTGCTCCGCATCGAAGACACCGACAAGGAACGGAGCAAGCCGGAGTACACCGCCAACATCCTCGAAGGCCTGCATTGGCTGGGTCTGAACTGGGATAGCGAGCCGGTGGTGCAGAGCGAGCGCATCGCCGAACATCGCGCCGCCATTCAGCAGTTGCTCGACAGCGGCCGCGCCTACCGCTGCTACGCCAGCGAAGCCGAACTCACCGAAATGCGTGAGCAGCAGGCCGCCGAGAACCGCGCTCCCCGCTACGACAACCGCCACCGCGATCTCAGTCCCGAGCAGGAGCAGGCCTTCATCGCCGAAGGGCGCGAAGCCACGATCCGCTTCCAGATCGACGACAACGCCGTGATCACCTGGACCGATCTGGTGCGGGGCGAGATGCGCTGGAGCGGCGCCGATCTCGGTGGCGACATGGTGATCGCCCGCCGGGCGCCCGCCGACCAGATCGGTGATCCCCTCTACAACCTGGTGGTGGTGGTGGACGACGCCGCCATGGCGATCACCCACGTGATCCGCGGCGAAGACCACATCGCCAACACCGCCAAGCAGCTGCTGCTCTACGAAGCCCTCGGTGCCCCGGCACCGGTGTTTGCCCACACGCCGCTGATCCTCAACAAGGAGGGCAAAAAGCTCTCCAAGCGCGATGGCGTCACCTCCGTGAGCGACTTCCGCAACCAGGGCTACACAGCCGATGCCCTGGCCAACTACATGACCCTGCTGGGCTGGTCGCCGCCGGATGGCATGGGCGAACGCTTCAGCCTCGCCGACGCCGCAGGCGTGTTCTCTTTAGATCGGGTGAACAAAGCCGGCGCCCGCTTCGACTGGGACAAGCTCAACTGGCTCAACAGCCAGGTGCTGCACGAACGCGGCCCCGAGCAACTGCTCGCCGACCTGCTGCCCCTGTGGAGCGCCCAGGGATGGGACAACACCAACGCTGATCCCGCCTGGCTGCAGGAGCTCTCCGCCCTGATCGGACCCTCCCTGGTGACCCTGCAGGACGGCATTGAGCAGGCCCGCCCCTTCTTCGAGCGGCCCGAGCTGAACGAAGCGGCTCAACAACAGCTGGCCAGCGATGGGGCGCGCCCTGCCCTGGCAGCGCTGCTGGAGCGCCTGCCCCAAGGCCCGCTCACCGCAGATGCTGCGCAGGCGTTGCTGGGCGAAGCGGTGGCCGCCGCTGGCGTGAAGAAAGGGGTGTTGATGAAAACCCTGCGCGCCGCCCTACTCGGAAGCCTGCAGGGCCCCGACCTGATCACCACCTGGTTGCTGCTCCAGCCCAGCGGCGAGGCACGCGGCCGGATCGAGCGGAGTCTCTGAGGCCACAAGGCCCAGCCGCTCGGCTAACCATGGGGATGTGAAACCCGGGAGGGTCACGGTCATCAGGATCGTGAGGAACACGAGGCCCTTCAACGCACCACCTCCGCTGATGCCAGCGGCATCGAGCTTGAGCGCAAACAGGCTGGCCACCGCCGCGGTGACGATCCCGCGCGGTGCCACCCAGCTGAGCAGCAGCTTGTCGCGCCAGATCAGCGAGGGAATGCCCAGCCCAGCCACCTGAAGCACCCCAAAGCGGAACAGCATCAGCGCAGCCACACACCCCACGCCGCCCCATCCCAGTGGGCTCAGCTCGTTCCACGCAACGTCGGATGCCAGCAGCGGAAACAACACGGTGATCGCCAGCTGCGCCAGCTGAAAAATCAGGTCATCGAGCTGGCTGGCCTGTTGATCCAGCCGCAAGCCCACCACCACACCGGCGATCACTGCGGCGGGAAAACCCGCCTCCGGCAGCAAGAACTGGCTGCCAGCCACCAGCAAAAACAGCACCCCCAGGGAGAGCTGCAGCCGCAGCGCATCGGCATCCTCCGGCAAGCGCTCCAGCAGCAGCACCAGCAGGCCACCGGCCAGGGCCCCCAACAGGGCTCCACCGCCGAGGCGCAGCAACAGCAATCCCGCCACTTCCTGCCAACCGGGCAGATCACCGAGGGCCAGCTGCAGGAGCAGCAGCGCCAACACCGCCGCCACCGGCTCCAGGATCAGCCCCTCCGCCTCGAGCACATGGGCCAGGCTGGGAATCAACCGCATCTGGCGCACCATCGGCGAAATCACGGTGGGGCCCGTGGCGAGAGCGATGGCCCCGAACACCCAGGCCAGCGGCCAGCTCAAACCGGCGAACGCATGGGCAAGGGCCGCACCGCCCACCAGGCCAAGGCCACCGCGCACGAGCACCAGCTGAATCACGGTGCGCTGCAGTTCCCGCCCCGCCAAGCGAAGCTTCAGGCCGCCATCGAACAGCACCAGGCTCACCAGCAGACCCACCAAGGGTTCCAACCCCTGCCCCAGCGCCTCCGGCTGCACCAGATCGAAGCCGGCTTCCCCCACCAGCAGTCCCAGGGCTAGCAGCAGCACCACCGAGGGCAGGCCGCTGAAGCGGGCGATCAGCTGAGCGAGGGAGCCGGAGAAGAAGGAGGCGCCCCAGATCAACTCAGTATTCGTCGTCATCCAGGGCGCCGTAGATGGGTTCCACCCTGATGCCCTGCACGGCGCTGGGTCGCACCACCAGATACTCCCCGGGCAGCTCAGTGATCGGCACGTTGATGAAGGCGTCGGCAGGGCCAGCGTTCAGCACGGTGCCGTACCACTGCTGAAAGGCATCGAGGCTGGGGAAGTGCACCACCTGGGTGTGCCCACCGGCCAGCATCAGATGAATGGCGTAGCGACTGGGGGTCCGGGCCATCAGCGAGTAGCGAGCCGAAGCACAGCCCCAGGATGCTGCAGCAGCAAGGGTTGTGCAGCAGCTGGGGCATAAAGCGGATGACGGGGCTGCCCGCTGGCGGTGAGCCCGATCGCCCACAGCGGCAGATCGGCCGGAAGCTTCGCCGCCAGGAGGGCCAGCACCTGCTGATCCCGCTGCCTCCAGACGCCACCATTGCCCCAACCCAGCCACAGAGCATCGCCAGCCTGGGGCTGGAGCCGCGCCAGGCCCTGCCTGAGCCAATGATCGTTGTCAGGGCCAATCGGATCGCTGCAGCGGCGCAGCACCGCGGGGCTGGCCGAACAGCGACCAAACAGATTCACCACCTCCAGGCAGCCAAAGCCCCAGGTCTGGGCAAAACCAGTGAGCCGGCGGAGAGTGGGATCGTTGCGCTCCGCATCCGCCCGCGAGGGGTTCAAGCCGATGAACAGCAGCCGCGGCCGGGCCGGATCCCAGGCGCGATGAAGCGTCCAGCGGTAGAGGCCGCAGGGGCTGAACTGCGCCCCAAAGCGGGTGTGTGGCAGAGCGATCGCAGCCACCTGCGTTGAAAAGATTCCATCTAGCCTGATGCCATGGCCAGCCTTGCCGCCATCCGCGAGCGCCTACGGAGCAGCAGGCTCGACCAGCTGCGCCAACAAGTTGGCGCGATTGTTCCCTATCACCCTGGATCAGAGGTCTGGCTGTTTGGCTCCTTAGCTCGGGGCGACTGGGATGCCTATTCAGACATCGATTTGCTCGCGGTTGCTCCCTCGAAGGCAGCCGCCGCTGCACTGGCAGATGCCCTGCAAGGTGCCTGCATTGGTGACGATGTCCTCGCTCTCAGCACCGATCGCTGGCAGCAGCTGAAGAACGGAGACGATCCGT includes:
- a CDS encoding hyperconserved protein Hcp — protein: MELDLQPGDVVKVLESAALGWVRARVIRVKSGGRVVVQSDQGREFTARGNQVRLIEPAGFRP
- the gltX gene encoding glutamate--tRNA ligase; this translates as MVATGAAVRVRLAPSPTGTLHIGTARTAVFNWLFARHQGGQFLLRIEDTDKERSKPEYTANILEGLHWLGLNWDSEPVVQSERIAEHRAAIQQLLDSGRAYRCYASEAELTEMREQQAAENRAPRYDNRHRDLSPEQEQAFIAEGREATIRFQIDDNAVITWTDLVRGEMRWSGADLGGDMVIARRAPADQIGDPLYNLVVVVDDAAMAITHVIRGEDHIANTAKQLLLYEALGAPAPVFAHTPLILNKEGKKLSKRDGVTSVSDFRNQGYTADALANYMTLLGWSPPDGMGERFSLADAAGVFSLDRVNKAGARFDWDKLNWLNSQVLHERGPEQLLADLLPLWSAQGWDNTNADPAWLQELSALIGPSLVTLQDGIEQARPFFERPELNEAAQQQLASDGARPALAALLERLPQGPLTADAAQALLGEAVAAAGVKKGVLMKTLRAALLGSLQGPDLITTWLLLQPSGEARGRIERSL
- a CDS encoding cation:proton antiporter, which produces MTTNTELIWGASFFSGSLAQLIARFSGLPSVVLLLALGLLVGEAGFDLVQPEALGQGLEPLVGLLVSLVLFDGGLKLRLAGRELQRTVIQLVLVRGGLGLVGGAALAHAFAGLSWPLAWVFGAIALATGPTVISPMVRQMRLIPSLAHVLEAEGLILEPVAAVLALLLLQLALGDLPGWQEVAGLLLLRLGGGALLGALAGGLLVLLLERLPEDADALRLQLSLGVLFLLVAGSQFLLPEAGFPAAVIAGVVVGLRLDQQASQLDDLIFQLAQLAITVLFPLLASDVAWNELSPLGWGGVGCVAALMLFRFGVLQVAGLGIPSLIWRDKLLLSWVAPRGIVTAAVASLFALKLDAAGISGGGALKGLVFLTILMTVTLPGFTSPWLAERLGLVASETPLDPAACLAAGLEQQPGGDQVGALQASE
- a CDS encoding DUF1643 domain-containing protein, producing the protein MAAIALPHTRFGAQFSPCGLYRWTLHRAWDPARPRLLFIGLNPSRADAERNDPTLRRLTGFAQTWGFGCLEVVNLFGRCSASPAVLRRCSDPIGPDNDHWLRQGLARLQPQAGDALWLGWGNGGVWRQRDQQVLALLAAKLPADLPLWAIGLTASGQPRHPLYAPAAAQPLLLQHPGAVLRLATR
- a CDS encoding nucleotidyltransferase family protein, coding for MASLAAIRERLRSSRLDQLRQQVGAIVPYHPGSEVWLFGSLARGDWDAYSDIDLLAVAPSKAAAAALADALQGACIGDDVLALSTDRWQQLKNGDDPYWRAIGQEALQLCRP